One stretch of Callospermophilus lateralis isolate mCalLat2 chromosome 11, mCalLat2.hap1, whole genome shotgun sequence DNA includes these proteins:
- the Hcrt gene encoding hypocretin neuropeptide precursor → MNLPSTKVSWAAVSLVLLLLLPPALLSPGAVAQPLPDCCRQKTCSCRLYELLHGAGNHAAGILTLGKRRPGPPGLQGRLQRLLQASGNHAAGILTMGRRAGAEPALPPCPERRCPTSVAAATAPRGPSGV, encoded by the exons ATGAACCTTCCCTCCACAAAG GTCTCTTGGGCCGCTGTGTCTCTAGTTctactgctgctgctgccacCTGCGCTGCTGTCGCCTGGGGCAGTCGCGCAGCCTCTGCCCGACTGCTGTCGCCAGAAGACTTGCTCCTGCCGTCTCTACGAGCTGCTGCATGGCGCTGGCAATCACGCAGCCGGCATCCTCACGCTGGGCAAGCGACGGCCAGGGCCCCCGGGCCTCCAGGGCCGGCTGCAGCGCCTCCTGCAGGCCAGCGGCAACCACGCAGCGGGTATCTTGACCATGGGCCGCCGCGCAGGCGCAGAGCCAGCGCTGCCTCCCTGTCCCGAGCGCCGCTGTCCTACCTCAGTCGCCGCAGCTACCGCTCCCAGGGGACCGTCTGGAGTCTGA
- the Kcnh4 gene encoding voltage-gated delayed rectifier potassium channel KCNH4: protein MPVMKGLLAPQNTFLDTIATRFDGTHSNFLLANAQGPRGFPIVYCSDGFCELTGYGRTEVMQKTCSCRFLYGPETSEPALQRLHKALEGHQEHRAELCFYRKDGSAFWCLLDMMPIKNEMGEVVLFLFSFKDITQSGGPGLDPPGAHGDSNHENSLGRRGASSKLRSTRRQNRTVLHRLTGHFGRRGQGSIKANNNVFEPKPSVPEYKVASVGGSRCLLLHYSVPKAVWDGLILLATFYVAVTVPYNVCFSGDDDTPITSRHTLVSDIAVEMLFILDIILNFRTTYVSQSGQVISAPRSIGLHYLATWFFVDLIAALPFDLLYVFNITVTSLVHLLKTVRLLRLLRLLQKLERYSQCSAVVLTLLMSVFALLAHWMACVWYVIGRREMEANDPLLWDIGWLHELGKRLEVPYVNGSAGGPSRRSAYIAALYFTLSSLTSVGFGNVCANTDAEKIFSICTMLIGALMHAVVFGNVTAIIQRMYSRRSLYHSRMKDLKDFIRVHRLPRPLKQRMLEYFQTTWAVNSGIDANELLRDFPDELRADIAMHLNREILQLPLFGAASRGCLRALSLHIKTSFCAPGEYLLRCGDALQAHYYVCSGSLEVLRDNMVLAILGKGDLIGADIPESGQETGSGAGPSCVLKTSADVKALTYCGLQQLSSRGLAEVLRLYPEYGAAFRAGLPRDLTFNLRQGSDTNGLSRFSRSPRLSQPRSDSLGSSSDKTLPSITEAEGGTEPGGGPRPRRPLLLPNLSPARPRGSLVSLLGEELPPFSALVSSPSLSPSTSPALAGQGQSPSPHAPPRCTTAWKPPQLLIPPLGTVGPPDLSPRIVDGIEDSGSTAEAPTFRFSRRAEPPRPRLQAPSTGTRPSRELATEAEEVKEKVCRLNQEISRLNQEVSQLSQELRHVMGLLQARLGPPGHPAVSAWPPCPPYPQQRPPHISPCVSGPPPNLQDTTLAEVHYPASVGTEEMDLRPSMLAPYPSEPDPLGPSPTPEASPPTPSLLRQSYQSRSDTFH from the exons ATGCCGGTCATGAAGGGGTTGCTGGCCCCGCAAAACACCTTCCTGGACACCATCGCCACCCGCTTTGACGGCACGC ACAGCAACTTCCTCCTGGCAAACGCACAGGGCCCACGAGGCTTTCCCATCGTCTACTGCTCCGACGGCTTCTGTGAACTCACAGGCTACGGCCGTACTGAGGTCATGCAGAAAACCTGCAGTTGTCGGTTCCTCTATGGCCCAGAGACCAGTGAGCCAGCCCTGCAGCGGTTGCACAAAGCCCTGGAGGGCCACCAGGAGCACCGAGCTGAACTCTGCTTCTACAGAAAGGATG GCTCAGCTTTTTGGTGTCTCCTGGACATGATGCCCATCAAGAACGAGATGGGGGAAGTTGTGCTGTTCCTCTTTTCTTTCAAGGACATCACTCAAAGTGGAGGCCCAGGACTTGACCCTCCAGGAGCCCATGGGGACAGTAATCATG AAAACTCCCTTGGTCGGAGGGGAGCCAGCTCAAAACTTCGATCCACCAGGAGGCAGAACCGGACTGTCCTACACCGACTGACTGGTCACTTTGGTCGCAGGGGCCAGGGAAGCATCAAGGCCAATAAT AATGTGTTTGAGCCAAAGCCATCAGTGCCTGAGTACAAGGTGGCCTCCGTGGGGGGATCCCGCTGTCTCCTCCTCCACTACAGCGTCCCCAAGGCTGTCTGGGATGGCCTCATCCTCCTTGCCACCTTCTATGTTGCGGTCACCGTCCCCTACAACGTCTGCTTCTCAGGCGATGACGACACTCCCATCACTTCACGACACACCCTTGTCAGTGACATCGCTGTGGAGATGCTCTTCATCCTGG ATATCATCCTGAACTTCCGTACCACCTATGTGTCCCAATCCGGCCAGGTGATCTCTGCTCCTCGTTCCATTGGCCTCCATTACCTAGCCACCTGGTTCTTTGTGGATCTTATTGCCGCTCTGCCCTTTGACCtgctttatgtcttcaatatcacCGTG ACCTCTCTGGTGCACCTGCTGAAAACGGTGCGGCTGCTGCGGTTGCTGCGCCTGCTGCAGAAGCTGGAGCGGTACTCGCAGTGCAGCGCTGTGGTGCTCACGCTGCTCATGTCCGTCTTTGCACTCCTTGCTCACTGGATGGCCTGCGTTTGGTATGTCATCGGGCGCCGGGAGATGGAGGCCAATGACCCGCTGCTCTGGGACATTG GCTGGTTGCATGAGCTGGGCAAGCGGCTGGAGGTGCCCTACGTGAACGGCTCAGCGGGTGGCCCGTCGCGGCGCAGCGCCTACATCGCGGCGCTCTATTTTACACTCAGCAGCCTCACCAGCGTGGGCTTCGGCAATGTGTGCGCCAACACCGACGCGGAGAAGATCTTCTCTATCTGCACTATGCTCATTGGTG CGCTGATGCATGCTGTAGTGTTCGGAAACGTGACAGCCATCATCCAGCGCATGTACTCGCGCCGCTCTCTGTACCATAGTCGTATGAAGGACCTCAAGGACTTCATCCGTGTGCACCGCCTGCCGCGCCCCCTCAAGCAGCGCATGCTTGAATACTTCCAGACCACGTGGGCGGTCAACAGTGGCATCGACGCCAATGAG TTACTGCGTGACTTCCCAGACGAGCTGAGAGCTGACATTGCTATGCACCTGAATCGGGAGATCCTGCAGCTACCACTATTTGGAGCAGCAAGCAGGGGCTGCCTGCGGGCCCTCTCCCTGCACATCAAGACCTCGTTTTGTGCTCCGGGCGAGTACCTGCTGCGCTGTGGGGATGCCCTGCAGGCACACTATTACGTCTGCTCCGGCTCGCTGGAGGTGCTCCGAGACAACATGGTGCTGGCCATCCTGG GGAAGGGGGACCTGATTGGGGCAGATATCCCTGAGTCTGGGCAGGAGACTGGGTCGGGAGCAGGCCCAAGCTGTGTGCTGAAGACCAGCGCTGACGTGAAAGCTCTGACCTACTGTGGCCTGCAGCAGCTGAGCAGCCGAGGGCTGGCTGAGGTCCTGCGGCTGTATCCTGAGTACGGGGCTGCCTTCCGGGCTGGCCTGCCCCGGGACCTTACCTTCAACTTGCGCCAGGGTTCTGACACCAAT GGTCTTAGCCGTTTTTCCCGATCCCCTCGCCTCTCCCAG CCTCGTTCGGACAGCCTTGGCTCCTCCTCAGACAAGACTCTACCATCTATCACAGAAGCTGAGGGTGGCACGGAGCCTGGGGGTGGTCCCAGACCCCGCCGGCCTCTCCTGCTGCCCAATCTCAGCCCAGCACGGCCCCGGGGCTCTCTGGTCAGCCTTTTGGGTGAAGAGCTGCCCCCCTTCTCAGCCCTTGTCTCCTCTCCTTCCCTGTCCCCATCAACTTCCCCTGCCCTGGCTGGCCAGGGCCAGAGCCCCTCCCCACATGCCCCCCCCAGGTGCACTACTGCCTGGAAGCCTCCCCAGCTTCTCATTCCCCCACTGGGAACCGTTGGACCTCCGGACCTCAGTCCCCG GATAGTGGATGGCATTGAGGACTCTGGCAGCACAGCTGAGGCCCCTACATTCCGGTTCAGCAGGAGGGCTGAGCCCCCAAGGCCCCGCTTGCAGGCCCCCTCTACAG GTACCAGACCCAGCCGGGAATTGGCCACTGAGGCTGAGGAGGTGAAGGAAAAGGTCTGCAGGCTGAACCAGGAG ATCTCCCGCCTCAACCAGGAAGTGTCTCAGCTAAGCCAGGAGCTGCGGCACGTGATGGGCCTGCTGCAGGCCAGGCTGGGTCCCCCAGGCCACCCAGCAGTCTCAGCTTGGCCCCCGTGCCCTCCTTATCCCCAGCAGAGACCACCACACATCTCTCCTTGTGTGTCTGGACCACCACCCAACCTCCAGGATACTACGCTTGCTGAGGTCCACTACCCGGCCAGTGTGGGGACAGAGGAGATGGACCTGAGACCTTCCATGTTGGCCCCCTATCCTTCAGAGCCTGACCCTCTGGGACCCTCCCCAACGCCAGAAGCTTCACCCCCTACCCCAAGCCTTCTGAGGCAAAGCTACCAGTCTAGGTCAGACACATTCCACTGA